From Salvelinus sp. IW2-2015 linkage group LG2, ASM291031v2, whole genome shotgun sequence, one genomic window encodes:
- the LOC111979044 gene encoding carbonyl reductase [NADPH] 1 yields MSGPQVVLVTGSTRGLGLAIVQALCQGFKGDVYLSARDVQRGAIVVEDLQREGLKPRLLQLDITDPVSIQAARQHFMKEYGGLDVLINNAGIAPKRGDPASFGSQAERILQTNFFATRDMCNEFLPLLKKDGRIVNVASIVGYITLYMCSPDLQARLCSDDITEEELVALMKRFVAEAKAGDHINKGWPNSVYGVSKIGLMALTRIQARRLRREMPQRGILINSCCPGWVKSDMTYPNGTKTPAEGADTPVYLALLPPATQEPQGEFVVDRQVQVWAGSPTGATMDEGP; encoded by the exons ATGTCTGGTCCACAGGTGGTTCTGGTCACTGGCTCCACACGTGGCCTGGGGTTAGCCATAGTGCAGGCGTTGTGCCAGGGCTTTAAAGGGGATGTGTATCTGAGTGCCCGGGACGTCCAGAGGGGGGCCATTGTTGTCGAGGATCTGCAGAGGGAGGGACTCAAGCCCAGACTCCTCCAGCTGGACATCACAGACCCGGTCAGCATCCAGGCGGCCCGGCAGCATTTCATGAAGGAGTACGGGGGTCTGGATGTGCTGATCAACAACGCAGGCATCGCCCCAAAAC GAGGTGACCCTGCATCCTTTGGCAGCCAAGCAGAACGCATTCTCCAAACCAACTTCTTCGCCACCAGAGACATGTGCAATGAATTTCTCCCTCTCCTGAAGAAAGATG gGAGGATAGTGAATGTTGCCAGCATCGTGGGCTATATCACCCTCTATATGTGTTCTCCGGACCTCCAGGCCAGGCTCtgcagtgatgacatcacagaggaggAGCTAGTGGCTCTGATGAAGCGCTTTGTTGCTGAGGCCAAAGCTGGAGACCACATCAACAAGGGCTGGCCAAATTCAGTCTATGGGGTGTCCAAAATAGGCCTGATGGCCCTTACCCGGATCCAGGCCCGCAGGCTAAGAAGAGAGATGCCTCAGAGAGGGATTCTGATAAACTCCTGCTGCCCGGGCTGGGTGAAGTCTGACATGACCTATCCCAACGGGACCAAGACGCCTGCGGAGGGGGCTGACACACCTGTGTACCTGGCGCTGTTGCCTCCAGCAACACAGGAGCCCCAGGGGGAGTTTGTGGTAGATAGACAGGTACAGGTATGGGCGGGGTCACCAACAGGTGCAACAATGGATGAGGGACCCTGA
- the LOC111979038 gene encoding ATP synthase subunit O, mitochondrial translates to MAALGLGLQVRKLSTSVLRQALIRPPIDVYGVGGRYATALFSAASKQKKLEQVEKEMGTLSSLIKDPKLSSIVMNPHVKRSLKLKYFGAAMTKANLSPITVNLITVLADNGRLTLTADVIGAFAKMMSAHRGEVICTVTTAHPLDEANLADLKVALNGFLTKGETLILETKSDTSILGGMIVSIGDKYVDMSTKTKIHKLTKIIRDS, encoded by the exons ATGGCAGCTTTAGGACTCGGGCTGCAG GTGCGTAAGTTAAGCACTTCAGTTCTTCGACAAGCTTTGATCAGG CCCCCCATCGACGTGTATGGGGTCGGAGGCCGCTATGCCACAGccctgttctctgctgccagcaAGCAGAAGAAACTGGAACAAGTAGAGAAGGAGATGGGCACGTTGTCA TCTCTGATCAAGGACCCCAAGCTGTCCAGTATCGTGATGAACCCCCATGTCAAGCGCAGCCTCAAGCTGAAGTACTTCGGTGCTGCCATGACTAAGGCAAATCTCTCCCCAATCACAGTTAACCTCATCA cTGTGTTGGCAGATAATGGCCGCCTGACCCTGACCGCAGATGTCATTGGTGCCTTTGCAAAAATGATGAGCGCTCACCGTGGCGAGGTCATCTGCACTGTCACCACAGCACAT CCCCTGGATGAGGCTAACCTGGCAGATCTGAAGGTGGCTCTGAACGGCTTCCTGACAAAGGGAGAGACTCTCATACTAGAGACTAAG TCTGACACCTCCATCCTGGGCGGTATGATTGTCAGCATTGGGGATAAGTATGTGGACATGTCCACCAAGACAAAGATCCACAAATTGACCAAGATCATCAGAGATAGTTAA